In Palaemon carinicauda isolate YSFRI2023 chromosome 32, ASM3689809v2, whole genome shotgun sequence, the genomic stretch ATTCGACTCGCTGGCAATTCGACTCGCTGGCAATTCGACTCGCTGGCAATTCGACTCGCTGGCAAttcgactcgcaggcaattcgactcgcaggcaattcgactcgctggcaattcgactcgcaggcaattcgactcgcaggcaattcgactcgcaggcaattcgactcgctggcaattcgactcgcaggcaattcgactcgctggCAATTCGACTCGCTGGCAAttcgactcgcaggcaattcgactcgcaggcAATGCGACTCGCAGGCAATGCGACTCGCAGGCAATGCGACTCGCAGGCAATGCGACTCGCTGGCAATGCGACTCGCAGACAATGCGACTCGCAGACAATGCGACTCGCTGGCAATGCGACTCGCAGGCAATGCGACTCGCTGGCAATGCGACTCGCAGGCAATGCGACTCGCTGGCAATGCGACTCGCAGGCAATGCGACTCGCTGGCAATGCGACTCGCAGGCAATGCGACTCGCAGGCAATGCGACTCGCAGGCAATGCGACTCGCAGGCAATGCGACTCGCAGGCAATGCGACTCGCAGGCAATGCGACTCGCAGGCAATGCGACTCGCAGGCAATGCGACTCGCAGGCAATGCGACTCGCAGGCAATGCGACCTACAGACAATTCGACTTTTTAAGAACCTCTTATGTTTTTAAGTTTAGGGCCTTCTGTAATGTAAATACTACGAATTGTAGTTGATACCATATGCATTATTCTCAATCTAAGGGACAGTAAATACATAGAGAGGCATAT encodes the following:
- the LOC137625449 gene encoding axoneme-associated protein mst101(2)-like, with protein sequence MRLAGNSTRWQFDSQAVRLAGSSTRRQFDSQAVRLAGSSTRWQFDSLAIRLAGNSTRWQFDSLAIRLAGNSTRRQFDSLAIRLAGNSTRRQFDSQAIRLAGNSTRRQFDSLAIRLAGNSTRRQFDSQAMRLAGNATRRQCDSQAMRLAGNATRRQCDSQTMRLAGNATRRQCDSLAMRLAGNATRWQCDSQAMRLAGNATRRQCDSQAMRLAGNATRRQCDSQAMRLAGNATRRQCDSQAMRLAGNATRRQCDLQTIRLFKNLLCF